One Candidatus Cybelea sp. genomic region harbors:
- a CDS encoding glycosyltransferase, with product MLSIVMPAYNEARSIADNVCETVETMRELGLDFEIVVVDDGSLDGTHTAAIDALRVWPDVVRVVRCRRNQGKGNALICGTSYSRGDYVAFLDADMDLHPEQLENFFAILFARNADAVIGSKFHPESRVEYPRLRRIYSFFYYMLVRTLFGLPVRDTQTGIKLFKREVLERVLPRVLVKRFAFDLELLANAHHFGYRVVEAPVEVNFTRVGSRLRLPAVWNVFLDTLAIFYRMRILRYYDQPERFSPKIDRAGSHEIVVPIPIGK from the coding sequence ATGCTGTCGATTGTCATGCCCGCATATAACGAGGCTCGTTCGATCGCGGACAACGTGTGCGAAACGGTCGAAACGATGCGGGAACTGGGCCTCGATTTCGAGATCGTGGTCGTCGACGACGGGAGCCTGGACGGTACGCACACGGCAGCAATCGACGCCCTGCGGGTTTGGCCCGACGTGGTCCGCGTGGTGCGCTGCCGCCGCAACCAAGGTAAAGGCAACGCGCTCATCTGCGGCACGTCGTATTCGAGGGGCGATTACGTCGCCTTTCTCGACGCCGACATGGATCTGCATCCCGAGCAGCTGGAGAACTTCTTCGCGATTCTCTTCGCTCGCAACGCGGACGCGGTCATCGGTTCGAAGTTTCATCCGGAGTCGCGCGTCGAGTATCCGCGCCTGCGCCGGATCTACAGTTTCTTTTACTACATGCTCGTGCGCACGCTCTTCGGTCTGCCGGTACGCGATACGCAGACCGGTATCAAGCTGTTCAAGCGCGAGGTCCTCGAGCGCGTACTGCCGCGCGTGCTAGTCAAGCGGTTCGCGTTCGATCTCGAACTGTTGGCGAACGCGCACCACTTTGGCTACCGCGTCGTCGAAGCACCCGTCGAAGTCAACTTTACGCGCGTTGGCAGCCGGCTTCGCCTGCCGGCGGTCTGGAATGTTTTTCTGGACACGTTGGCGATCTTTTACCGAATGCGAATCTTACGCTACTACGACCAGCCGGAGCGCTTTTCACCGAAGATCGATCGCGCCGGTTCCCACGAAATCGTCGTCCCCATCCCTATCGGAAAGTAG
- the murJ gene encoding murein biosynthesis integral membrane protein MurJ — protein sequence MGRIKPYLRAVPARQRPRPRISVAGSTLFIMGATFASTLLGFMREVVSARYYGTRWEMDTFLAAATVPTILFGVFNGALVSALVPTFSEYIAHREEDEAWRLASTVLNMLAIAITICAVAGYFTARWYVPLIAHGFPAPQMSVAIRMTRWLMPSIVAVSLSGVLSAMLNAYHRFRSAALVGVAVNTVTIACVVLWSHGIGIYALVLGTALGLTAQMLVQLPSFLSIGKYRPIIDLKHPGLKKIWVLLGPIIVGSAAGQLALFFDRFFASTLAPGYIAGMNYATKLVNFPQQIFAAAIATVIFPLLAAQFARENRRGVARSVVTGLRLVNFITIPSACALIVLARPMVQALFERGTFQASATDLTAGLLPFAAIGLIALGANVVLTRCCFACRETLWPVTISVLTVVLNVLLSLVWLPGLGARGLLLANSTSQSLQALLLLMLTARIVSGIDWGALVFSTGKIVVCSLAMLAALHWIGALGVTPEASLASRSWFLFGQIGIGGAVFVAFARMLNVEELGLAWHTIVAKFERNIVSPPENREAPIA from the coding sequence ATGGGGCGCATTAAGCCCTACCTTCGCGCCGTTCCCGCGCGGCAGCGCCCGCGCCCCCGCATTTCCGTCGCCGGGTCCACGCTCTTTATCATGGGGGCGACCTTCGCGTCGACGCTGCTCGGCTTTATGCGAGAGGTCGTCAGCGCGCGCTACTACGGAACCCGTTGGGAAATGGACACGTTTCTTGCGGCGGCGACGGTTCCGACGATTCTTTTCGGCGTCTTTAACGGCGCGCTGGTAAGCGCGCTGGTCCCGACGTTTTCCGAGTACATCGCGCATCGCGAGGAAGACGAGGCGTGGCGTCTCGCGAGCACGGTCCTCAACATGCTGGCCATCGCGATAACGATTTGCGCGGTCGCCGGCTACTTTACCGCGCGCTGGTACGTACCGCTGATCGCACACGGCTTCCCCGCTCCGCAGATGAGCGTCGCGATTCGCATGACGCGCTGGCTGATGCCCAGCATCGTGGCGGTCAGTCTGAGCGGCGTACTCTCGGCCATGCTCAACGCGTATCACCGTTTTCGCTCGGCGGCGCTGGTCGGCGTTGCCGTCAACACCGTGACGATTGCGTGCGTCGTGCTCTGGAGCCACGGCATCGGCATCTACGCGCTCGTCCTCGGCACGGCGCTCGGGCTCACCGCTCAGATGCTCGTGCAGCTTCCTTCGTTTTTGTCGATCGGCAAGTACCGGCCGATCATCGACCTGAAGCACCCCGGCCTAAAGAAGATTTGGGTACTGCTCGGGCCGATCATCGTCGGCTCGGCCGCCGGCCAGCTCGCGCTCTTTTTCGATCGGTTTTTCGCCTCGACGCTGGCTCCGGGATACATCGCGGGCATGAACTACGCGACCAAGCTCGTGAATTTCCCGCAGCAGATCTTTGCCGCCGCGATCGCGACGGTTATCTTTCCCCTGCTCGCCGCGCAGTTCGCGCGCGAAAACCGCCGAGGGGTCGCACGCAGCGTCGTCACCGGGCTGCGCCTCGTTAATTTCATTACGATTCCGTCGGCATGTGCGCTCATCGTCCTCGCACGTCCGATGGTGCAGGCGCTCTTCGAGCGTGGGACCTTCCAGGCGAGCGCCACCGACTTGACCGCCGGCCTCCTGCCGTTCGCCGCTATCGGCTTGATCGCGCTCGGCGCGAACGTCGTTCTGACGCGTTGCTGCTTCGCCTGTCGCGAAACGCTCTGGCCGGTAACGATCTCGGTGCTGACGGTCGTGCTCAACGTGCTGCTTTCGCTCGTGTGGCTGCCGGGCTTGGGCGCCCGCGGGCTCTTGCTGGCGAACTCGACGAGCCAGAGCCTCCAAGCGCTCTTGCTGCTGATGTTAACGGCGCGAATCGTATCGGGCATTGACTGGGGCGCCCTGGTCTTTTCGACCGGGAAAATAGTCGTTTGCTCGCTTGCGATGTTGGCGGCGCTGCACTGGATCGGCGCCCTCGGCGTAACGCCGGAAGCCTCGCTCGCGTCGCGTTCCTGGTTTCTTTTCGGTCAGATCGGTATCGGAGGCGCGGTCTTCGTTGCGTTCGCACGCATGCTCAACGTCGAAGAGCTCGGGCTGGCGTGGCACACGATCGTTGCGAAATTCGAGCGCAATATCGTGAGCCCCCCGGAGAATCGCGAAGCGCCGATTGCTTAA
- a CDS encoding glycosyltransferase family 9 protein, protein MLLLPGLGDALAAGPILRGLTRASWRIDALTMHSPVSDYLRALGIVDNITELPLRPTVSDVLAAIAKLRPRRYDLCILPFPATRWQYAAIARGAGAKRLCLHDYGGTASLIARTTRSVCVGLRGGHRVAENLRLARAAGLPPGSDDLAYWVPEAWCSTRIPGTLGIHPGSMAWKGNEVKRWAYENFVALARRHVATGRPVRLFLGPHEERELARAEQDFAGVAGINIIREPLAQAARLLAECEVFVGNDAGFSHLASGLGVKTLALYGMTSEVRGAPIGQAVAMRPSPCPACHDEGLQGFDCVLRLEYRCILRDIELDAVAKVVDELFAAASVEQRVSLEGPFKLYGKAYP, encoded by the coding sequence GTGCTGCTGCTACCAGGGCTTGGTGACGCGCTGGCCGCAGGCCCGATTCTTCGCGGCCTGACGCGCGCTTCGTGGCGCATCGATGCGCTGACGATGCATTCCCCGGTCAGCGACTACCTGCGCGCGCTTGGAATCGTCGATAATATTACCGAGCTTCCGCTCCGCCCGACGGTTTCCGACGTGCTCGCAGCCATCGCCAAACTCCGGCCGCGGCGCTACGACCTCTGCATTCTTCCATTCCCGGCGACGCGCTGGCAGTACGCGGCGATCGCCCGCGGCGCCGGCGCGAAGCGGCTCTGTCTGCACGACTACGGCGGCACGGCAAGCCTGATCGCGCGAACGACGCGCAGCGTTTGCGTCGGACTGCGCGGGGGGCATCGCGTCGCCGAAAACCTGCGGCTTGCGCGAGCGGCGGGGCTGCCGCCGGGCAGCGACGACTTGGCGTACTGGGTTCCAGAAGCTTGGTGCAGCACGCGCATCCCGGGAACGCTCGGCATCCATCCCGGTTCGATGGCTTGGAAAGGAAATGAAGTCAAGCGCTGGGCCTACGAAAATTTCGTCGCCCTCGCGCGCCGTCACGTCGCGACCGGACGACCGGTTCGACTCTTTCTGGGGCCGCACGAAGAGCGGGAGCTCGCGCGTGCCGAGCAAGATTTTGCAGGCGTCGCGGGAATCAACATCATCCGCGAGCCGCTCGCGCAGGCCGCCCGGCTTTTGGCGGAGTGTGAGGTCTTCGTCGGCAACGACGCCGGCTTCAGCCATTTAGCATCGGGCCTCGGCGTAAAGACGCTGGCGCTTTACGGGATGACGAGCGAGGTTCGCGGCGCACCGATCGGACAGGCCGTCGCGATGCGTCCGTCGCCCTGTCCGGCCTGTCACGACGAAGGCTTGCAGGGTTTCGATTGCGTGCTCCGGCTGGAGTACCGGTGCATTTTGCGGGATATCGAGCTCGACGCGGTGGCCAAAGTCGTGGACGAGCTCTTCGCAGCGGCTTCCGTCGAGCAGCGCGTGAGTCTGGAAGGTCCATTCAAGCTTTACGGAAAGGCTTACCCGTGA